In one Dermatophilaceae bacterium Sec6.4 genomic region, the following are encoded:
- a CDS encoding SDR family NAD(P)-dependent oxidoreductase — protein MDLQLSGIRVLVTGGTRGIGRAVVEAFLNEGAHVAFCARNTEEVSAVQEALQAQGTVIGSTVDVGDGEALAAWVAKSAESFGGVDVVVANVSALAIPDTEENWQASFNVDLMHTVRLVRAAMPHLGRSEAASVIAISSVSGRESDFASGPYGTAKTAIIGYIHGLAMQLADKGIRANTVSPGNTYFEGGVWEGIEAGNPDLFKTAMDLNPSGHMGTPEEVAAPVVFLASPLARRISGTNLVVDGALTRGIQL, from the coding sequence ATGGATCTGCAGCTCAGTGGAATTCGTGTCCTGGTCACCGGCGGCACCCGAGGTATCGGTCGGGCGGTCGTCGAGGCCTTCCTCAACGAGGGGGCCCACGTCGCCTTTTGCGCGCGCAACACCGAAGAGGTCTCGGCCGTGCAGGAGGCACTTCAGGCGCAGGGCACCGTGATCGGCTCGACCGTAGACGTCGGCGATGGCGAGGCTTTGGCGGCGTGGGTGGCGAAGTCGGCTGAGTCGTTCGGCGGTGTCGACGTGGTCGTGGCCAACGTCAGCGCCCTCGCGATCCCTGATACAGAGGAGAACTGGCAGGCCAGCTTCAACGTGGACCTCATGCATACCGTCCGACTTGTTCGAGCCGCGATGCCTCACCTGGGACGTAGTGAAGCTGCATCGGTCATCGCGATCTCCAGCGTCTCCGGACGCGAGTCGGACTTTGCTTCGGGCCCGTACGGCACTGCCAAGACCGCCATCATCGGATACATCCACGGGCTCGCGATGCAGTTGGCCGACAAGGGTATTCGCGCCAACACGGTCTCTCCGGGCAACACTTACTTCGAAGGTGGGGTCTGGGAAGGTATCGAGGCTGGGAACCCAGATCTGTTCAAGACCGCGATGGACCTCAACCCATCCGGACACATGGGCACCCCCGAAGAGGTCGCCGCACCCGTGGTCTTCCTGGCCAGCCCCTTGGCCCGGCGGATCAGCGGCACCAACCTCGTCGTGGACGGCGCGTTGACCCGCGGCATCCAACTGTAG
- a CDS encoding PIG-L deacetylase family protein, which translates to MPDPLPTADVDRVLVVVAHPDDADFGAAGTTATWTRAGIEVTYLICTYGDQGGFDDTPRDQVPAIREAEQRAAAAAVGVSDVRFLSGYHDGSLDPTRELQRDIVRAMRQVRPQRVLTQSPQRWWDRIGASHPDHLAAGEATIRALYPAARNRFAFPELLAQEGLEPWTVTEVWLMADERAEHAVDITDTFDAKLTALRAHTSQTVHLGNGLEERLREWGTKTAQNAGMGPGRLAEIFRVVNTG; encoded by the coding sequence ATGCCCGACCCCTTACCCACCGCCGATGTCGATCGTGTCCTGGTCGTGGTTGCCCACCCCGACGACGCCGACTTCGGCGCCGCCGGCACCACGGCCACCTGGACACGCGCGGGGATCGAAGTGACCTACCTGATCTGTACCTACGGGGACCAGGGTGGTTTCGATGACACCCCGCGCGATCAGGTACCCGCCATCCGAGAGGCCGAGCAACGCGCGGCAGCCGCTGCGGTAGGAGTCTCCGACGTCCGCTTCCTGAGCGGTTACCACGACGGATCCTTGGACCCCACCCGCGAGCTGCAACGCGACATCGTCCGGGCGATGCGACAGGTGCGCCCGCAACGGGTCCTGACACAGAGCCCGCAACGCTGGTGGGACCGCATCGGCGCCTCCCACCCTGACCACCTCGCCGCCGGGGAAGCCACCATCCGCGCGCTCTACCCCGCCGCGCGCAACCGCTTTGCCTTCCCCGAGCTGCTTGCGCAGGAAGGCCTGGAACCGTGGACAGTGACCGAGGTATGGCTGATGGCCGACGAACGAGCCGAGCACGCAGTCGACATCACCGACACGTTCGACGCCAAGCTCACCGCGCTCCGCGCCCATACCAGCCAGACCGTGCACCTCGGCAACGGCTTAGAGGAAAGGCTGCGCGAATGGGGCACGAAGACCGCCCAGAACGCTGGGATGGGCCCCGGGCGCCTGGCCGAGATCTTCCGGGTCGTCAACACCGGATAG
- a CDS encoding ribbon-helix-helix domain-containing protein, protein MTTQIAIRLDDSELAALDAEVADGRAANRSEAVRHGIARLQRDQRYRGEEAILIDLARRGEPIYPDLDGVFDLPHPALD, encoded by the coding sequence ATGACCACACAGATCGCTATCCGTCTCGATGACAGTGAGCTCGCGGCCCTCGATGCTGAGGTCGCCGACGGCCGTGCGGCTAACCGCTCCGAGGCCGTCCGCCACGGGATCGCCCGCCTCCAACGGGATCAGCGTTATCGCGGGGAAGAGGCCATCCTTATCGACCTCGCCCGGCGGGGCGAGCCGATCTATCCAGATCTCGACGGTGTGTTCGATCTGCCGCATCCCGCGTTGGACTGA
- a CDS encoding acetamidase/formamidase family protein: protein MDVIEYVPTRDQYVYTFGGAAPVMRVKPGAVLRLWSDDAFGGALRSVDDLSSAKVDLRFVNPQTGPFYVEGAEPGDTLALHLVALEPARDWGASAAIPFFGGMTSTDRVVTLQDPLPDTTWIYELDRDRRTVAFAARYSDHRIELPLEPMLGTVGVAPAGGEVRSSLVPERFGGNMDTPEIRAGSTVFLGVNVEGALFSVGDGHYRQGEGEACGTAVEGAMTTTLIVEVIKGGAPSWPRIENDSHWMTVGSSRPMEDSWRIGNAELVHWVGQLCNLHPMDAYQLCSQIVRAPIANVVDANYSVVVKAAKDLLPRATAFHGIHAELRARARALGTGLTP, encoded by the coding sequence ATGGACGTCATCGAGTACGTGCCGACCCGAGATCAGTACGTCTACACGTTCGGCGGCGCCGCCCCGGTGATGCGGGTCAAGCCAGGTGCTGTCCTTCGCCTGTGGTCTGACGACGCGTTCGGTGGCGCGCTGCGTAGCGTCGATGATCTGTCCAGCGCCAAGGTCGACCTGCGGTTCGTCAACCCCCAGACCGGCCCCTTCTACGTCGAGGGAGCCGAACCCGGCGACACGCTCGCGCTTCACCTGGTCGCCCTGGAACCGGCGCGCGATTGGGGTGCATCAGCGGCCATCCCGTTCTTCGGCGGAATGACGAGCACCGACCGTGTGGTGACGCTTCAGGACCCGCTTCCCGACACCACCTGGATCTACGAGCTGGACCGGGACCGCAGGACCGTTGCGTTTGCCGCGCGGTACAGCGACCATCGCATTGAACTGCCGCTCGAGCCCATGCTCGGGACGGTGGGTGTGGCTCCGGCAGGCGGGGAGGTGCGGTCGTCGTTGGTCCCCGAGCGTTTCGGCGGCAACATGGACACTCCGGAGATCCGCGCTGGATCCACGGTCTTCCTGGGTGTCAACGTCGAAGGAGCCCTTTTTTCCGTTGGCGATGGGCATTACCGCCAGGGCGAGGGTGAGGCATGCGGTACCGCCGTCGAAGGGGCGATGACCACCACCCTCATCGTGGAAGTCATCAAGGGGGGTGCCCCGAGCTGGCCGCGGATCGAGAACGACAGCCACTGGATGACCGTCGGCTCCAGCCGCCCGATGGAGGACTCCTGGCGGATCGGCAATGCCGAGCTCGTGCACTGGGTCGGCCAGTTGTGCAACCTGCACCCGATGGATGCCTACCAGCTGTGCTCGCAAATCGTTCGAGCGCCGATTGCCAATGTTGTGGACGCCAACTACAGCGTGGTGGTCAAGGCGGCGAAGGATCTCCTGCCTCGCGCCACCGCCTTTCACGGCATTCACGCCGAGCTTCGTGCCCGAGCACGCGCTCTCGGCACCGGTCTCACTCCATAG
- a CDS encoding DUF1206 domain-containing protein, translating to MDTPDVKETAQHAGQSQAVQGGARLGFVVSGVLHLLIAWIALKVAWSTGGGSANQSGALSTLARSTGGALLLWVVVAGFALLAVWELTQVIRVSDMSDRAKAVGKFVVNAALAWTAFKFATGSPTSSRGRTEDLTATLMHHPGGRLAVAAIGLAVVGVGGYHVYKGWKKKFLEDLREHPGNGIVQIGRAGYVAKGMALIMVGFLFVLAAARNAPSKSTGLDGALRTLRQAPAGTWLLSLVAIGIAAYGVYSIARARYARV from the coding sequence GTGGACACCCCAGATGTCAAGGAAACAGCTCAACATGCGGGTCAGTCCCAGGCCGTGCAGGGGGGTGCGCGCCTTGGATTTGTCGTCAGTGGCGTGCTGCACCTGCTGATCGCCTGGATCGCGCTTAAGGTTGCCTGGTCCACTGGTGGTGGTAGCGCTAACCAGTCCGGCGCGCTGAGCACGCTGGCCCGCAGCACGGGCGGCGCGCTGCTGCTATGGGTGGTGGTCGCCGGATTCGCTCTCCTTGCCGTCTGGGAGCTCACGCAGGTCATCCGCGTCAGCGATATGTCTGACCGTGCTAAAGCTGTTGGCAAATTCGTCGTTAACGCCGCTTTGGCGTGGACGGCGTTCAAATTCGCTACTGGTTCGCCTACGTCCAGCAGGGGCCGGACGGAGGATCTCACCGCGACCCTCATGCACCACCCGGGCGGTCGCCTCGCGGTGGCCGCGATCGGGCTCGCCGTGGTCGGTGTCGGCGGCTACCACGTCTACAAGGGCTGGAAGAAGAAATTCCTCGAAGACCTGCGGGAGCACCCAGGCAACGGGATCGTCCAAATCGGTCGTGCAGGGTATGTCGCCAAAGGTATGGCGCTGATCATGGTGGGGTTCCTCTTCGTCCTGGCAGCGGCCCGCAACGCGCCATCGAAGTCGACTGGGCTGGACGGGGCCCTGCGAACACTGCGGCAGGCCCCGGCCGGCACCTGGCTACTCAGCCTCGTTGCCATCGGTATCGCCGCGTACGGGGTCTACTCCATCGCGCGCGCACGATACGCACGTGTCTGA
- a CDS encoding type II toxin-antitoxin system PemK/MazF family toxin, protein MRTIASVQLDKRRPALILTRQSKLHLLTWLTVAPITSTIRGITSEVAVGPRNGLDHDSVVSCDNITTVRVSAVGDTIGLLFDDQEPALARAISDAFELDLMPE, encoded by the coding sequence ATGCGCACCATCGCGTCAGTACAACTGGACAAGCGTCGACCAGCGCTGATCCTGACACGGCAGTCAAAGCTCCATCTGCTGACCTGGCTAACCGTGGCGCCGATCACCAGCACCATCCGGGGAATCACCAGCGAGGTTGCTGTCGGGCCACGAAACGGGCTGGACCATGACAGCGTCGTCAGCTGCGACAACATCACCACGGTGCGAGTGAGTGCTGTCGGCGACACGATCGGCCTACTGTTCGACGACCAAGAACCCGCACTGGCCCGCGCGATCAGTGACGCCTTCGAACTCGATCTGATGCCCGAATAA
- a CDS encoding ISL3 family transposase — protein MSDPTLCCPNEDDYCDRCDLLIGLPGLRVIGVERGPGGALTVRVESPPGLMGCASCGVVAHGHGRRPVRLIDTPSAGAPVTVIWSKHRWICPEPSCPVSSFTEQDERVAVPRALLTERACWWAIGQLRREHASISGLARQMGTTWHTVWDSIRPLLQAAADDETRFAGVTMLGVDEHVWHHVSERKHGPKFFTGMVDLTRNANGHTNARLLDLVPGRSGAVYAGWLTARGEAFRDGIQVATLDPFHGYKNAIDDHLDDAIAVVDPFHIVKLATQAVDEVRRRVQQETTGHRGRRGDPLYGIQTILRCGQERLTDRQRARLQRAIAADERHEEVYLAWQASQLVRDAYKNKDLPTGRATAQRILGCFATCPIPEIKRLGTTLKRWKEAFLAYFDTNRASNGGTEAVNGLIELHRRVARGIPNRDNYRLRMLLIGGGLNL, from the coding sequence ATGTCTGACCCTACGTTGTGCTGCCCGAACGAGGACGATTACTGCGACCGGTGCGACCTACTGATCGGCCTGCCGGGGCTGCGGGTGATCGGGGTGGAGCGTGGACCTGGTGGTGCGCTAACGGTGAGGGTGGAGTCACCGCCGGGGTTGATGGGCTGCGCCTCGTGCGGTGTTGTCGCGCACGGTCACGGCCGGCGGCCGGTGCGGTTGATCGATACCCCTTCTGCTGGTGCCCCGGTCACGGTGATCTGGTCCAAACACCGCTGGATCTGCCCCGAACCGTCCTGCCCGGTCAGCTCCTTCACCGAGCAAGACGAACGGGTCGCTGTTCCGCGGGCGTTGTTGACTGAGCGGGCGTGTTGGTGGGCGATTGGGCAGCTACGGCGTGAGCACGCGAGTATCAGTGGCTTGGCTCGGCAAATGGGCACCACGTGGCACACCGTGTGGGACTCGATCCGCCCGCTGTTACAGGCCGCTGCCGATGATGAAACCCGCTTCGCGGGGGTCACCATGCTCGGGGTCGATGAGCATGTGTGGCACCACGTGTCCGAGCGCAAACATGGACCGAAGTTCTTCACAGGGATGGTCGACCTGACCCGAAATGCCAACGGGCACACCAACGCCCGGTTATTGGACTTGGTCCCTGGCCGGTCCGGCGCCGTGTACGCAGGGTGGCTCACCGCGCGTGGCGAAGCGTTCCGCGACGGTATCCAGGTTGCCACGTTGGACCCGTTCCACGGGTACAAGAACGCGATCGATGACCACCTCGACGACGCGATCGCTGTGGTGGATCCGTTCCACATTGTGAAGCTCGCAACCCAGGCCGTCGATGAAGTCAGGCGTCGTGTCCAGCAGGAAACCACCGGCCACCGGGGCCGCAGGGGTGACCCGTTGTACGGGATCCAAACGATCCTGCGGTGCGGGCAAGAACGCCTGACCGACCGGCAACGAGCACGCCTGCAACGGGCGATCGCCGCCGATGAACGCCACGAGGAGGTCTACCTAGCCTGGCAAGCCAGTCAACTCGTCCGTGACGCGTACAAAAACAAAGACCTACCCACCGGGCGGGCTACCGCTCAGCGGATTCTGGGCTGCTTCGCGACGTGCCCGATCCCCGAGATCAAACGCCTCGGCACGACACTGAAACGGTGGAAAGAAGCGTTCCTGGCCTACTTCGACACCAACCGGGCCAGCAACGGCGGCACTGAGGCTGTCAACGGCCTCATCGAGCTGCACCGCCGTGTCGCCCGCGGCATCCCCAACCGCGATAACTACCGCCTGCGAATGCTCCTGATCGGCGGAGGCCTCAACCTATGA